GATCTGGCTGATATGTTTGGCGACCAGAAACGGCATGCGATTGCCCAGGCCGATATCTTCCAGTAAATCGCTCAGCGAGTGCTTTTTCATGGCATGCAGGACTTGCACGATTTTGGCGTCCTCTACCTGGTCGAGCTGGATGTTCAGGCTAAGCAGTTCTTTTTCCAGCAAACGGCGGCCCAGGTTGATGGCTTCCTGCTGATTGAAGTTTTTCAGATAGGCGCGGATACAGCTGCGGGCCTTGGCGGTGACCACGTAGTTTAGCCAAAGCGGATTGGGCCGGGCCCAGCTGGCGGTAATCACTTCCACCGTCATGCCGTTTTCCAGTTTGGACTGCAAGGGCACCAGCTTTTTATCGATACGCGCCGAGATGCAGGCGTTGCCGACATCGGTATGCACCATGTAGGCGAAATCGACGATGGTGGCCCCGCGCGGCAATTTGATGATCTTGCCCTTGGGGGTAAATACATAGACTTCCTGAGGGAAAAGATCGACTTTCAGGTTGTCGATGAATTCCAGCGAATCGCCGGCGGATTTTTGAATTTCCAATAAATCGCGCAGCCATTCATTGGCGCGGGCCTGTATGGTCTCGCTTTTTTCGTTATCGGATTTATACAGCCAGTGCGCGGCGATGCCGGACTCCGACAAACGGTGCATCTCGTGCGTGCGAATCTGGATTTCGATGGGCACGCCGTAAGGGCCGATCAATATGGTATGTAAGGATTGATAGCCGTTGGCCTTGGGCAGGGCAATGTAATCCTTGAAACGGCCGGGGATGGGTTTGAACAGGTTGTGCACGCAACCCAGCGCCCGGTAGCAGTCGTCGACCTGATGGCAGTAAATCCGAAACGCATAGACGTCGAATACATCGGTAAACGAGATTTTTTTATGCAGCATCTTTTGATAAATGCTGGCTATGTTTTTCTCCCGTCCGGAGACTTTGGCATCGATATCCGTTTCCAGTAAGCGATTCTGGATCGAGCTTTGGATGGTGTCGATAATTTCCTTGCGGTTACCACGGGATTTCTTGACCGCATTGCTGATGGCGGTAAAGCGATTGGGATATAGCGCTTTGAAGCCCAGCGATTCCAGCTGATGGCGGATATCGTTCATGCCCAGCCGGTTGGCGATGGGGGCGTAGATTTCCAGGGTTTCCTTGGCTATCCGGCGTTTTTTATCCATAGGCATATTGCCCATGGTTTGCATGTTATGTAAGCGGTCGGCGAGTTTGACCACAATAACCCGCAGATCCTGGGCCATGGCCAAAAACATTTTCCGGACGTTTTCCGCCTGTGCTTCGGCGCGCGAACGGCTATCGATTTTCGACAGTTTGGTGACGCCGTCAACTAAGGCGGCGACTTCCTGGCCGAACTCTTCGGCCAGCTGTTCCTTGCTGATCGGGGTGTCTTCTATGACATCGTGCAGGATGGCCGCCATGATGCCATGGGCGTCCATGTGCATGCTGGCCAGCGTGATGGCGACGGATACCGGGTGGCAAATATAGGCTTCGCCGCTTTTGCGGAATTGCCCCGAGTGGGCGGCCGCGCTGAAGTGATAGGCGCGGACGATGTTGCTGATATTTTGTTGGTCGAGATAGCCGTATAAAATCTCGCAGAGCTGGTGGAGCAGTTTCTCTTCAGGATGCTCTACTTGTAGCGGGTTGGAAGGGGCGGCTATCTCGGTCATTAGCAAAATCAGCCAATTTCCAGATGAGTGTCGGACACGTTGCCGCCGCGGTGCAAACGGTCTATATTATCTTCGTTAACGAAACCGGCGGCAATTTCGCGCAAAGCCAGTACCGTGTCTTTATCTTTTCCGCGCGGCAAAAACTCGTCGGCACCTTTTTCCAGTTGTCGGGCCCGTTTGCCGGCCAACAAAACCAGTTTGAAACGGTTTTCAACATTTTCTAAACAATCTTCAACGGTAACACGTGCCATTTTTGAACCTTTCTTGGGAATGGATGGATAAATCGAATAAGCCGAATTTAACAGCTAACAGCCGTAAGTGGCTATTATAATTGAAAAAGAACTAAG
This sequence is a window from Methylomonas methanica MC09. Protein-coding genes within it:
- the rpoZ gene encoding DNA-directed RNA polymerase subunit omega; its protein translation is MARVTVEDCLENVENRFKLVLLAGKRARQLEKGADEFLPRGKDKDTVLALREIAAGFVNEDNIDRLHRGGNVSDTHLEIG
- a CDS encoding RelA/SpoT family protein produces the protein MTEIAAPSNPLQVEHPEEKLLHQLCEILYGYLDQQNISNIVRAYHFSAAAHSGQFRKSGEAYICHPVSVAITLASMHMDAHGIMAAILHDVIEDTPISKEQLAEEFGQEVAALVDGVTKLSKIDSRSRAEAQAENVRKMFLAMAQDLRVIVVKLADRLHNMQTMGNMPMDKKRRIAKETLEIYAPIANRLGMNDIRHQLESLGFKALYPNRFTAISNAVKKSRGNRKEIIDTIQSSIQNRLLETDIDAKVSGREKNIASIYQKMLHKKISFTDVFDVYAFRIYCHQVDDCYRALGCVHNLFKPIPGRFKDYIALPKANGYQSLHTILIGPYGVPIEIQIRTHEMHRLSESGIAAHWLYKSDNEKSETIQARANEWLRDLLEIQKSAGDSLEFIDNLKVDLFPQEVYVFTPKGKIIKLPRGATIVDFAYMVHTDVGNACISARIDKKLVPLQSKLENGMTVEVITASWARPNPLWLNYVVTAKARSCIRAYLKNFNQQEAINLGRRLLEKELLSLNIQLDQVEDAKIVQVLHAMKKHSLSDLLEDIGLGNRMPFLVAKHISQIDDNHAVKLDDNEQHHKSPLIIKGTEGMVVSLAKCCRPIPGDSIIGFFNPGKGIVVHHHECRNSNEVRKKQTTWLDVEWSPDATGEFPAEIRIELLNQRGSLATIASTISFMDSNIENINVVSQDDRVSVDLLTLAVRDRVHLANIIRKLKKLSIVLKITRIKA